Proteins encoded by one window of Halomonas sp. SH5A2:
- a CDS encoding tripartite tricarboxylate transporter substrate binding protein codes for MTKLQKNLTKKNALAFSLITPLAFAAAGAMAQSYPSEDITIIVPYSAGGSGDTVARIISDPLSEELGVNVNVVNRPGAGAEVGITEMANADPDGYTLGVFGYPDNFVVENTRDVDFNSDEDLEFLAQFDSTPMGIFAKPNANYDDLESLQAYASENPNAVIIGESGALGLLSALAFESNLGIELTEVRYGGGGDLMNAILGQHIDLASTSSMSHDPIVDGGGKPIAFAAAERMEMFPDVPTMKELGTDQVMEVGRVMVMPTGASDEVRETLTTALDAISTNQDMIDTFLEASLPYNYLGHEAINEKVEMSNRQFREVIEANADQF; via the coding sequence ATGACAAAGCTACAGAAAAATCTAACGAAAAAGAATGCGCTCGCATTTTCACTGATTACGCCCCTCGCCTTCGCGGCGGCTGGCGCAATGGCGCAGAGCTACCCAAGCGAGGATATCACCATTATTGTGCCCTACAGTGCTGGTGGCAGTGGTGACACCGTGGCGCGAATTATTTCAGACCCGCTGTCGGAGGAACTGGGCGTCAATGTCAACGTAGTAAATCGACCGGGCGCCGGTGCTGAAGTTGGCATTACTGAGATGGCGAATGCCGACCCGGACGGGTACACCCTGGGCGTGTTTGGCTATCCCGATAACTTCGTAGTAGAGAATACCCGCGACGTTGACTTTAATTCCGATGAAGATCTGGAGTTTCTGGCTCAGTTTGACTCTACCCCCATGGGCATTTTCGCAAAGCCGAACGCCAATTATGACGATCTTGAGAGCCTGCAGGCGTACGCATCGGAAAATCCCAACGCGGTCATAATCGGTGAAAGCGGTGCTCTGGGTCTGCTCAGTGCTCTGGCCTTCGAATCCAACCTCGGTATCGAGTTGACAGAAGTTCGGTATGGCGGTGGCGGCGATTTAATGAATGCCATTCTGGGCCAACACATCGACTTGGCGTCAACGTCGTCAATGAGCCACGACCCCATCGTCGATGGTGGTGGTAAACCAATCGCTTTCGCGGCCGCTGAACGCATGGAGATGTTCCCTGATGTGCCCACCATGAAGGAACTGGGTACAGACCAGGTTATGGAAGTTGGCCGAGTGATGGTCATGCCGACGGGTGCATCCGATGAAGTCCGGGAAACACTCACCACGGCGCTCGATGCCATTTCTACCAATCAGGATATGATTGACACCTTCCTCGAAGCATCATTGCCCTACAACTATCTGGGCCATGAAGCCATAAACGAAAAGGTTGAAATGTCCAACCGTCAGTTCCGGGAAGTGATCGAAGCCAACGCTGATCAGTTCTAA
- a CDS encoding tripartite tricarboxylate transporter TctB family protein yields the protein MLGIKREYWQESGFGVVGAAISVWLLTETAQLPERSALFPAALLWCLLVVSAVIAIKALYLGFAARDDQTPLAANGASGLLVPSLFLVGTGVLLAAFGFYITAPVVIFAFHGLHAHRSGHAALSADVIKRGAILAVLATLVMYLVFDVLIGLPAPSGTLF from the coding sequence ATGTTGGGCATAAAAAGAGAGTATTGGCAGGAATCAGGGTTTGGCGTTGTGGGTGCAGCGATTAGCGTCTGGCTGTTGACTGAAACCGCACAACTGCCTGAGCGATCCGCCCTGTTTCCGGCAGCATTGCTTTGGTGTCTACTGGTGGTGTCCGCGGTCATCGCGATCAAAGCACTTTACTTAGGATTTGCCGCCCGTGATGACCAAACCCCATTGGCAGCCAATGGCGCGAGTGGACTACTGGTGCCATCACTATTTCTGGTTGGCACGGGCGTCCTGTTGGCGGCATTTGGCTTCTATATCACGGCCCCGGTTGTGATTTTCGCTTTTCATGGACTGCATGCGCACCGGTCGGGGCATGCCGCGCTGTCCGCTGACGTGATTAAACGTGGAGCGATACTCGCGGTGCTCGCGACCTTAGTCATGTATCTCGTATTCGACGTGTTGATCGGTCTGCCGGCGCCTTCAGGTACGCTATTCTGA